From Solibacillus sp. FSL W7-1464:
TAAATCGATTAGGCTTGCACCTGAATTCGATTTGATCACACCGTGTTTTTTCTTGTAACGTTTTAAGTCGATCGCTTTTTCATTCACCGGCACTTTTACATATTCTGAACCGTTGTAATAAGCTAGATCGCCATCGATTTCCGAGTAGAATGTTTTCAGGCCTTTCTCTAGTAAACCTTTAACGAATTCAGGAATTTCACGGCCTTCTTCTTTCATTTTAGCGACTGATTTTTCTACGCCGATTGCATCCCACATTTCAAATGGACCTTGAGCCCAGCCGAAGCCCCATTTCATCGCATTGTCGATTGCAACGATATCGTCTGCAATTTCACCTACTAATTTCCCAGAGTAAATTAATGTCGGTGCGAATGAATTCCATAATAGTTCCCCAACTCGGTCATTTGCATAAATTAAAACTTTTAATTTACCTCCTGGACCTTTTGCTTGTTTCGCCATTTCCAATGATGGTGCTGCAAGTTTCGTAGTAGGTTCATATTCAAATGTCGATAGATTCAATTGCAGAATTTCTTTTCCTACTTTTTTGAAGAATCCTTGACCCGATTTCGCGCCGATCCAGCCATTTGAGATCATTTTCTTCAAAATAGGTGATTCTTCAAATACTGCCTGTTCTTCACCTGTTGTCTGGTCATATACATTTGTTGCAACATGTGCAAAAGTATCAAGACCAACAACATCCAATGTGCGGAATGTCGCAGATTTCGGACGGCCGATTAGTGGTCCTGTTACTGAATCTACTTCACCTACTGTATAGTTACGTGCAATCATTTCGTTCATTGTCACGATTAGGCCGTATGTTCCGATTCGGTTTGCGATAAAGTTCGGTGTGTCTTTTGCAATAACAACACCTTTACCTAATACATCCTCGCCGAATGTTTGCATAAAGTTTACAACTTCCTGTTTTGTTGTATTAGCCGGAATGATTTCCAGTAATTTTAAATAGCGTGGCGGATTGAAGAAATGTGTTCCAAGGAAATGTGCCTGGAAATCTTCTGAACGCCCTTCCGCCATTGCATTAATGCTAACCCCTGATGTATTTGATGAAATGATTGTGCCTGGTTTACGTACAGCATCAATCTTTTCGAATAATCCTTTTTTAATATCTAATCTTTCTACGATTACTTCAATAATCCAGTCAACATCTTTCAGCTTTTCTAAATCATCGTCAAAGTTACCTGGTGTAATTAATGCTAGATTTTTTTTCGATGAAAGTGGTGCTGGTTTTTGCTTTAGTAATTTTTGCATTGCCGAAACTGCAAAACGGTTTTTTACAGGTTTTGAATCAAGTGTTAACCCCTTAGCTTCTTCTTCCTTTGTTAATTCGCCCGGAGCGATATCCAATAACAATGTAGGAATCCCGATATTCGCCAAATGTGCTGCAATCCCTGAACCCATTACCCCTGAACCTAAAACCGCTACTTTTTCAATTTTGTAAGACACGAGCACTTCCCCCTTTTCCCTTTGAATGAACAGTCATTCATTTTGAAATCAAAAAAAAACTTCAAACAGCTTTTCTGTTCTTAGTGTAGATTATTTTGACAATTTAAGCAATAATTTTCTCGCAATTTTAAATAAATTTATTATTCTTATATTTTTATTGCTAGAAGGTACATATATTAAGCTAAATTACTTTTCGTAAGCTGTCATAATCGTGTACAATGGGCGTAAGGAGCGTGATTAATATGCAAGAAATTACAACAATTGAACAATTCACAGAACTGACAAGCACTGAAAAACCAGTAATCGTAAAATTCTTCGCTGGCTGGTGCCCGGACTGCACACGTATGGATATGTTTATCGATCCAATTATTGAAGAGTACAATCAATATGACTGGTATTCAATCAACCGTGATAACTTCCCGGATTTAGCGGAAAAATATCAAGTAATGGGGATTCCATCATTACTAATCTTCAAAAATGGTGAAAAATTAGCACACTTACATAGCGCTAATGCAAAATCACCTGCACAAGTAGAAGAATTCTTAAACGCACAAGCATAATATGTAGTTACGAATGAATCCAAAAGTTTACCGCTTTTGGATTTATTTTGTTTATTTTTATAAGTTAAAGCGCTAGTCATAATGCGGTTTTTTAATTACAATGGATTACGTGAAATTTTATTGTAAGAAAGGAAAATTTATGACGTCAGATCAACGAAAAAAGCTTGCTTTACTTATGCTTAACATGTTTATTGCTGTTGGGAGTTTTGGGATTATCATTCCAATTATCCCTGCCTATTTAAAAGAAATCGGGCAAGGCGGAACAGCTGCAGGTTTAATCATTGCGATTTTTGCATTCGCACAATTTTTAGTATCACCTATCGGGGGGAAATGGACGGATAAGTATGGTCGTCGCCCGCTCATTAATATCGGACTGCTTACGCTGGCTATTTCGATGTTTATTTTCTACTTTGCTGATTCCATTTGGCTGCTTTACTTATCACGTGCTATCGGCGGAATTGGCTGTGCGTTCCTAATTCCTGCGATTTTCGCATATGTAGCAGATATTACAACAATGGATCAGCGTGCAAAAGGAAATAGTTTTATTTCAGCCTCGATGTCACTTGGTATTGTAATCGGACCAGGTATTGGAGGTTTTTTAGCGGATTTCGGACTTAAAACACCGCTTCTTGTTTCAGCGATAGTCGGACTTGTTGCGTTTGTTGTTTCATACTTTACATTGGCGGAGAGCCAGGAAGAAAAGGTGGAAATTCCACAAGGCGAAAATACATCAATGGTAAAGGATATTGTTTTATCTGTTAAAAAGCCGTTCTTTATTCCACTTATTATTACACTGATCATGAGCTTCGGTTTAATGTCTTATGAAACGGTTCTAGGGCTTTATGTGGATGATAAATTTGGCGCAACACCTCAGGAAATTGCCTTTATGGTAACATCAACAGGTTTGGTCGGTGTAATTATGCAATTATTTGTAGTCGACCGCCTCGTAAAAACAATCGGTGAAGTAAATGTATTAAAATTGTTTTTAATCGTTACCGCTTCCGGCTTCTTCCTGTCGATTATCGCAGGAAGCTATACGATGTTCTTTGCGATTTCGTTATTAATATTCCTTGCGACATCGATTTTGCGTCCTGTATTAACGACATTAATTTCAAAAATGGCGGGTAATGAGCAAGGATTTGCAATGGGTATGAACAACGCTTATATGAGTATCGGCAATATTATGGGTCCTCTTCTTGCAGGCGCATTATATGATATCGATATTCTATACCCGTTTATCGCAGGTTTAATCATATTAATTTTCACAATCATTCTTACTTTTATGTGGAAAGGTATTAAGATTCAAAAAGCAGCATTAAAAGGGGGCCATTAATCGTGAAAATTATTGTATTCGGGGCAACTGGCGGCGTTGGACAGCATTTTGTTGAAATGGCTGTTAAGGCTGGTCATACAGTTACCGCATTTGTACGTACACCTGAAAAATTAAAAACTGCCGATGTAACAATTATTCAAGGCGATGCATTTAATGCTGACCAAGTGGCTGAGGCGGTCTTCGGACATGACGCGGTTATTTCATGTTTAGGTTCAAGTACAGGTGTAAAAAAATCCAACGAACTTGAAACGATGGGCAAAAATATTGCGGACGGTATGGAAAAAGCCGGCGTAAAACGTTTAGTGTACTGTGCTTCAGCAGGAGTAGACGGAGAAATACCCGGTGTGATGGGTAAATTGATGATGAAAATGCTCGCAAATCCATTAGCCGATCACCGTGCAGCGCTTAACTATTACAAAACTAAAAACATTACGTACACAATCGCACGTCCAATGGGCTTAAAAGATGAACCGTTAAAAACCGATTATAAAGAAGCAGTCGATACGGTTCCAAAAGGTTCAAGCTCGATTCCAAGAGCCAGCGTGGCCCACTTTATGGTGAAAGCATTGG
This genomic window contains:
- a CDS encoding thioredoxin family protein, with protein sequence MQEITTIEQFTELTSTEKPVIVKFFAGWCPDCTRMDMFIDPIIEEYNQYDWYSINRDNFPDLAEKYQVMGIPSLLIFKNGEKLAHLHSANAKSPAQVEEFLNAQA
- a CDS encoding 3-hydroxyacyl-CoA dehydrogenase/enoyl-CoA hydratase family protein, with amino-acid sequence MSYKIEKVAVLGSGVMGSGIAAHLANIGIPTLLLDIAPGELTKEEEAKGLTLDSKPVKNRFAVSAMQKLLKQKPAPLSSKKNLALITPGNFDDDLEKLKDVDWIIEVIVERLDIKKGLFEKIDAVRKPGTIISSNTSGVSINAMAEGRSEDFQAHFLGTHFFNPPRYLKLLEIIPANTTKQEVVNFMQTFGEDVLGKGVVIAKDTPNFIANRIGTYGLIVTMNEMIARNYTVGEVDSVTGPLIGRPKSATFRTLDVVGLDTFAHVATNVYDQTTGEEQAVFEESPILKKMISNGWIGAKSGQGFFKKVGKEILQLNLSTFEYEPTTKLAAPSLEMAKQAKGPGGKLKVLIYANDRVGELLWNSFAPTLIYSGKLVGEIADDIVAIDNAMKWGFGWAQGPFEMWDAIGVEKSVAKMKEEGREIPEFVKGLLEKGLKTFYSEIDGDLAYYNGSEYVKVPVNEKAIDLKRYKKKHGVIKSNSGASLIDLGDGIALLEFHSKSNAIGLDIVQMINYAIDEVEKNFKGLVIGNQGKNFCVGANLAMILMEAQDDNIFELDFVIKSFQQAMRRIKYSTKPVVAAPFQMALGGGAEVCLPAAHIQASAETYMGLVEVGVGLIPGGGGNLGLYQKFIKGLPNGVDVDYQQIANKVFETIAMAKVSTSGEEARENNFLDFADGISVNPDHLIYDAKQAALALADAGYTAPVKKPVKVVGAPGYATLLLGAQGMFDSGYITEHDLKIAKKLAYVIAGGKVPYGTEVSEEYLLNLEKQAFLELVADQKSQMRMQHMLVKGKPLRN
- a CDS encoding MFS transporter; this translates as MTSDQRKKLALLMLNMFIAVGSFGIIIPIIPAYLKEIGQGGTAAGLIIAIFAFAQFLVSPIGGKWTDKYGRRPLINIGLLTLAISMFIFYFADSIWLLYLSRAIGGIGCAFLIPAIFAYVADITTMDQRAKGNSFISASMSLGIVIGPGIGGFLADFGLKTPLLVSAIVGLVAFVVSYFTLAESQEEKVEIPQGENTSMVKDIVLSVKKPFFIPLIITLIMSFGLMSYETVLGLYVDDKFGATPQEIAFMVTSTGLVGVIMQLFVVDRLVKTIGEVNVLKLFLIVTASGFFLSIIAGSYTMFFAISLLIFLATSILRPVLTTLISKMAGNEQGFAMGMNNAYMSIGNIMGPLLAGALYDIDILYPFIAGLIILIFTIILTFMWKGIKIQKAALKGGH
- a CDS encoding NAD(P)-dependent oxidoreductase, whose protein sequence is MKIIVFGATGGVGQHFVEMAVKAGHTVTAFVRTPEKLKTADVTIIQGDAFNADQVAEAVFGHDAVISCLGSSTGVKKSNELETMGKNIADGMEKAGVKRLVYCASAGVDGEIPGVMGKLMMKMLANPLADHRAALNYYKTKNITYTIARPMGLKDEPLKTDYKEAVDTVPKGSSSIPRASVAHFMVKALDDAQYENKSVGLCS